One Callithrix jacchus isolate 240 chromosome 4, calJac240_pri, whole genome shotgun sequence genomic window, tctgtctcccaaagtgctgggattacagtcatgaaccaccccgcccttactttttttttttctttttagacagtttcgctcttgtcattCAGACTTgtgtgcaatggctcaatctcagctcacttcaaccttcacctcccaggttcaagtgattctcctgcctcagcctcccgaatagctgggattataggcacctgccaccatgcctggctatttttgtatttttagaagagatgggagtttcaccatgttgggccaggctggcctcaaactcctgacctcaggtgatccgcccacctcggcctcccaaagtgctgggattacaggcatgagccactgcacctggccccagtcATTACTTTTTAAGAGATTCACCCAAATTTTTTGTTGCTTATATTATAATGATCCAGCGTTGGCATGATGGTGACTTTTAGTATTTCAAAGCCTTGCCAATTATCTGCAGATAGCAACTCTTCTTGGAGAACAGTTTTTGGCTTGCTACTGTGCTTTAGTGAGACGGAACCCTTAACCATTGGCTACCATGGGATGGAGCTGCCAATCAGGAACTGGTGGGTTAGACAAAATGATGTGTATATAAAGTTGGGAGTGCACAGTGGTACTCATTGTCAAATGAAAGTGGCATATATAAGATTGGCTCCAGCAGGCCCTAAAGACAAGAGTAAATTGTATGAGAAAGGGTCCCAGATGCCCATGGTCCCTACTCCTGCTACATGACCTTCTTTCTCCCATCCTCTTTCCTCATAGAAAGTTCCTTATGATCAGTTGATTGAGGAAGAGAAAACTTGGGTCtggtttatagaaaaaaaaacttggtccGGTTTTTTCTGCACAATACATGTATCTACCTAAAAGTGAGGAGCTGCAGTTCTACAAACCCCTcgaggacatccctgaaggacagtgaTGAAGAGAAATACCCGCAGTGGACAGAATTACAAGCAGTGCACTTGGTTGTTCATTTTGCTtgaaaggagaaatggccagagaTATGAATCTGGCCATCAGGCTATGGCCCATGATTTGGCTGAATGGAATCAGAAGGGACATAATTGGAAAGTTGGTGACAAGAAGATCTAGGGAAGAGATGCAAGGATAGAGGTATACGGGCAAACGACGTGAAGATATTTGTGTCTCATGTGAATGCTCATTAAAGGGTGACCTCGGtagaggattttaataatcaagtggataggagGACACGTTCTGTGGATATCAATCAACCTCTTTCTCCAGCCATCCCTGTCATTGTCCAGTGGGCTCATGAACAAAATGGCCATGGTGGCAGAAACCCAGCAATATAGACTTACATTCACCATGGCCAACCTGGCTACAACCACTGGAGAGTGCCCAACCTGCTGCCGCAGAGACCAACACTAGCCTCCTCTGCGGCACCATTCTCCAGGTAATCCGCCAGCTATGCGGCAGAAGGTTGATTACATTGGAactcttccatcatggaagggGCAGCCTTTTGATCTTAATGAAATAGACACTTACTCAGGATATGAATTTACCTTTCTTGCATACAGTGTTCCTGCCAAAACTACCATTCATGGACTTACAGAATGCTTACCACCATCGTGGTAATCCACATAGCACTGCTGCTTCTGACAGGGAACGAATGTGTGGTGATGGGCCCATGATCATGGAATTCACTGCTCTTGGCACAGTACATCCCTCATAAAGCCACTGACTTGACAGAACAGAAGAATGGCATTTTGGAAACAAGTTACAGGACAATTAGGTGGCAATACCTTACAGGACTGGGGCAGTGTCCTCCAGGAAGCTATATATGGTCTAAATACGctgctgtttctcccatagccaggttTGCAGGCCCAGGAATCAAGGAGTGGGAATTTAGTGACACCACTATTACCCCAGTGATAGTAAAATTTTTACTACTTTAACCTCTGCTGGTAAGGAAGAATGCTTCCAGCTAGAAACACAGCAATGATCCCACTGAACTGGAAGTTGAGACTGCCATTCAGTCATTTTGGGCTCCTCAAGCCTCTGCAtcaaaaggcaaagaagagagTTACTGTGCTGTTGAAGTTACTGATTCTGATTGCCATGGGCAAACTGGTTTGTCACTGTACAATGGAAGTTAAGGAAAAGTAAATTTGAAATGCAGATGTCTTAGGGCATCTCTTAGCACTACTATGTCCTGTCACTAAAGCCAATGggagcctggcgtggtggcttacgcctgtaaccctagtactttgggagcctgaggtaggcaGGTTACTTttaagttaggagttcaagaccagcctggccaacatggtgaaaccctgtctcttagtcaggcatggtggtgtacacctgtagtcccagctactcgggaggctgaggcacgagaatttcttgaacccaaaaggtggaggttgcagtgagctgagatcatgtcacttcactccagcctaggcgacagagcaagactctgtctccaaaaataaaataaaataagtgggaAGCCACAATAAAATTCAAGCAAAGATTTGGTTCACCTTGCCAGACTTATTATCAGCTGAGATGCTTACTGACAGCCAGGTTAATATGGAATTGACAATGGAAGAAGATAACTATAAAAACCAACTAGTcacatgaccagctgcagaaatgagAATTGTAATAGTTATATTTCttcctcgtgtgtgtgtgtgtgtgtgtgtgtaactaaaTAGATAGATACCTAGGTCATCTGAGGGGGCCTTAGTCCCATCCATTGAAAAGCCTTAAAAGCAGAAGTGAAGTTCATTAAAGAAAGCACACTTGTGGACTACAACTTCCACATATTCCAAAGTTCCAGCCTGCCTTTCCAGGTTGTCCCTGAACCACCACAAAGATGGTGGAGCTGAGTCTCAGAATGCACTTAAAGCATCTCAAAGGAATTCAGAGGTGTGAAAGGAGCAGATGGAAGTGACAATTTAATGACCAAAGAGGGCCAAGCTCggtggcttgtaatcccagcactttgggaggccgaagcaggaagatcactggagcccaggagttcaagaccagcctgggcaacatggtgaaatcttgtctctaaaaaaattttttatgtgtttttaattattttttaaaaatttaacaggtTCATAGAACCATGATTACCCACAAAGTATACTTCACACTggaaaaacttaaaatgcaagaTTACTTtcagccatttctttctttttatttacagtTTGTGTTCAATGCAAATCAATTCCATAACATAAGAAGTTACTATGAATCAAAgcataaatacacaaacacaatatACAATTCAAAATAGAAGTACAGCATTCTGGAATGAAGCAAAAGAGTgttcattcacacacacagtaACTTCAGATCCATTCGATCTGTTTGTTCCCATGTAGTCTtctaaagatggaaaaaaatgacTGGTCATCAAGACTACTGTGGCCATATTAGATTACTGGAACATCTAAGCATCAGTGTGTGACCATGCGAACAAAAGACTTCAGGGAGTGTCAATTTTCAAAAAGGTTTCTGTGTGTCGAGGCAGTTGTAAAAGATTTACTGCAGAATCAAGCCCACTTTTAGGCTTAGGACCAGGTTCTAACTATCTAAAAATATTGACTGATAACAAAAAGTGTTCCAAATGTGGCTATTCTGATccatagttgttttaaaaaaaaaaaaagtatgtacagGAAGAGTATAAAAGTTTTTGTGAATGAATGCAAATTAGCTTCCAGTCTTCACTTCCCAAATACTTGATTTACAGCTTTGGCTCTAttacatttttgcctttttatttccaagatttgtaattttaccttcaaaatatcttttttttttaattgtaaaaagtaTTCAACAtatgcagaaataaaaagcattttgacAGCCTGGCATGAtatctcacatctgtaatcccagcactttgggaggctgaggcaggcagatcacctgaggtcaggagtttgagaccagcttggcaaacatggtaaaatcccgtctctactaaaaatacaaaaattagccaggcgtggtggtgggcgcttataatctaagctacttgggaggctgaggcaagagaattgcttgagcctgggaggcagaggttgcattgtgctgaaatcacaccactgtactccagcctgggcaacaaagcaagactccatctcggaaaaataatgataataagcaTTTTGAAATTAGTTGTGATCAATGCAATTCTACTCTTTAAAATCAGTAATAAATGAATGTAGTGCTCTTGTTGAACAGAAATAGGTGATAGGATATGCCTACCATTTGACTCTATATGGATAATCAAGAGTTACTCAGAATGCTTGGACCTGGGGGTAGATTCCAATTCATCACTGCCCTGGCACATGTCAATTACTGCATAAAAGGTCAAATGCAATGTCAAATCCAAAGCCTCAAGAGGAAAGTGAGTTCAGTTCCCAAGATAACAGTGATAGCTTAACAATGGAAAACTTCATCTAGAGTATATCAGCATTAAATTAGTGCTGTCGAAACAATACGTTGAGGAATTATGGTAACACCTGGAAGTTCCTTCTAATgtacatataaatagaatcatggaAGCTTTCTATATTACCTGTTTTATGGCCTTATGGAATTAATGAACCAAATGAAAACTGAATCTCCATTCCACAATCACATCctttatttctattcttattttcaaGGAAGTGTCCATATTTCTTAACCCACATTCAAGGAAATCATGTCTTAACTATTTTGGATGTTTCCTCTCCTTCATCTTGTACATGAAACTCCAGCAGATTTAATATTGGCATCCATCATCTAGTCAAACCTCTCACATGTTCTTTAAACCAATAAATTTGGGATTCTCAACATTTTCTGTGTCAATAAAAGGTGTGGAATTAGTAGATTCGACGAAGACCTGTTTTTCCTTGCCACATTGGACTTCCAGACGCCATTTGGATTGGGTTTAGAAGATGGGGAAGTACAGATGTTTCTTGGCCTGAGTCTCTTAACAGTAGAGATGTAGAAGAGAGAGTGAGACCACGAAGAGACTGGCTGTTGACTGCAGGGCGCCACCAGCCGCCTTGGTGGTGGCATTAGCTGGACTTGGGGCAGCCGAAGTACTCTGGGAGGAGTTACTTGAAACTGTTACAACAGCTGTTTGATTGgaataaatctaaaatatataaaaagtaacaAGGATAAATTTCCACATCACAGCTACCTCCACATGCtctaatataaaattaaagtagGTGATACATTCTTAGACTGTTCTCTTACCATTAGTCTCTTACCCACATCATTAAATTCTGAATTCTTGCTCAGCCCACCTAGGTCATTCACCTAGTTTCAAAACAAGCTAGGATGCCTCAAATGCCCAgtggcaacaagaacaaaaaaaagttattcaataACTTTAactcctgtttttatttctttgcaaagGAAAAAAGGACCAAGTTAACTAATTCAGTTTCTGAGATTATACCGACTTAATGGCATTGCAATAATGTCTATTTTCCCAGAAAAGGAGAGATTTTAAAGTTGTACAAAAAAGTACGGATTTTAAATACTGTAACGGAGATTTACGGAACTAGAATTAACTGGGTCACTGTCTATCCTGGATTTGCTAGGTAACTTACCCATATCCATTTAATACAGCCTTGGCAACTTTGCCTTTTCCTTAAGGGGGAATTGGACTCTTATCTACTCCCttaaaatctgaaataataaCTCTTCTAAAAAATGGCCACAGTATTTGTGCTaaattgaaaatgaatttttccTTTAAGGCAGAATGACTTCAGGAAAACACCATGAAGTCGGGACGATTTCACAAAAGAGGACGAGAGGGTATGGTGTTAAGTTTCACAAACAGCAGCCTCACTGGTCACTAAGCTCAGTGCTGTGGCCAAGAATCAAGGTTCCCCCAGTGTCCCAGCGTCTGAGTGGCATCATTCACCACTGATTTTTCAAGCCACGAAATGCACAGTCCAGTAGGGCACGTGATAATCTCTCCTTTGTCATGGAACAAAGGCAGATCGGAGTTTTCAGCCCTCACTGCAAGGGAGGGTTTACAAGGGCTTCTGATTACAGGCGGGAGGGAGGACGTGGCACCAGGCAAGAGTCTGGGCCCCATGTACATTTGGCTGCCTATTAATCCAAAGATAAAGCCCTCCTACATCAGCACCAGCTCCTTTTGTTGTAAAACCCATAAggtcattaaacaaatattgactaaagaaatatacaaatccTATCCAAAATAGATTagtgacaacaacaaaaaatcttgatcaagtcaaatttatttattgggcacctactgtgtgcaagaTTGAGTGTGTCCCATCAGGAAACAGCACTCCCAATAAAGGAAAGCATGGATGTGGTATTTACTTAAGACAGGGTGCCTGTATTGGAGACCTGATTTGGGAATCCCTGAAAGTAACCTGTTCTTTATTCACACAATGAGTTTTAGTGCAGCAggtgatgttttctttttaaaacccaGTGTATTGATCCGATAATCTAAAGATCCTCTACaccaacaacaaataatttttgtttattaaatcgACACTAAACAAAATTTTCTCTTCCAAGCCAGATTTATTCGCGTTATTAAAACTTCTCACTTAAAatgttggaggaaaaaaaatctggtccgagaggagatggggaggggagtggagggagcCGGTTTCTCCCGGccgcgcccctcccccaccaaagaATTGAGCAAGGCTCGGGAGCGCAGCGGACTGGGAGGAAGACAATAGGGTACGTTAACTCGGCCCGCGGTAAGGAAGAGCGCTCCACACTCTCAGGCTGCACTCCCAGGTAAGCCCAGACTTTGGATGCCTGGGGACGGCGGACCCAGCGCGCCCAACTTTTGGGGGAGAAGCCCCAGGGACAGTCCTCGATTTACCCCAACCGAAGGCGCTGGAGAGCGGTCAATGCCATGCTCCAAACCCGAACTGCCCCAAAGAAACGTACTTTCTtcgcccccgcccccggccccgcccccaccGGGGTCTCCCAGTCCCCGGTCTCTCTCGCCCGCGTCCACCCTCGAGGCAGCGCTGCGCGGCCCCCGGTACCCGCACCCGGGGCGAGGTTCCCCGGATAGAGGGTCTGGGGAGACAGCGCTGGAAGCGACGACCCAGACAAAGCCTGGCGGGGATTCGGGACAGAATCGTCCCACCATGCTGCCTCCCCAGAACTAGCCAAACTGGGCTAAAATAACCTGGGGCTCCTAAGATGACAAGCGTTGGACGTGAAAGGTTGTACCGCAGAGAGCGCAACGTCAGGAGAGGGTCCCCGCCTCGACTTCAGCCCCAAACCTCCCGGGACTGGGGCTTATGATAGGACCGGATAACCAGAGCTTCCCCGGGATCCCCAAGCCAGCTCCGAGGGTGGAGGATGGGCGTGAGCCGCGCTTCCCGAAGCGGACTGTCGCCTCTCTTTGTGTAGAGCACTGGGAGCGCGAAGACACTCCTAGGGGAAAGCCGGTGCTCAGGGGACCCGCGACGACGTCTCACCGGAGCCTGAGCTCTCAAGGCGCTCTACCCTGCAGGCACCTCGGGCCCCTGGGTGAAAGTGGGCAGTAGGCACCTGGCTGCCTGGGAAGGGACAGCGTGGAGCCTGGGTGGGGCAGGGTCCTCCCAGCCCGCGCGCGGAGCTGCATTGTTCCCAGGGCcgtgggaggggaggggggataGCATGCAAGGGAATGGAAAGTGGGGTCCACATGGCCCTCTCCCCGGTCAGCTAACCAAGATTCTCTCCCGCTCCCTGTCCGTGGCCCGAGGTAGGGGCGCAGGACGGTCCCCAGGGACCGGGTCCAtacccccgcccccaccctggACACAGCCCTCGAGCCCCGCCGGGCGCCAGGGCCTCACCTGCGTGGGTAGGAGCagtgccagcagcagcagccccagcccgAGCCTGGCCACCATTGCTCTGCCCATGTCCCCTCCGTCGGTGCGCGGCGCGTCTCGCTGGATGTTGGGTGCTTGGAGAACCGCTGGCTCCCGGCGGGCGCAGGCAAGGTGGGGAGCGCGGCGAGCCGACGGGACCTTATATACCAGGACAGCCACAATAGCCGTGACGTGGCGCCGCCCGCCCACCCCGGCTCCCCTGCGCCGCCGCCCGCCGCCTCCCCGCCTTACCCGCCCCGCTCCAGGCTCCCCAGCGCCCCCTCCCCCGCAGCCGCCACCTCCGCAGGGGCCCTCGCGGACCGGGAGCCCCCCGGACGGCCACCGCTGCAGGTGGGCGGGAGCAGCCGGCTGCTGGTACCCGGCTGGTTTCCCCCGCCGGCTGCGGGCTGCAGGCAGCCTGGCACAGGCGCCAGCGACTCCCACACAGCACCAGGGGCGCACACGCGAGCCACACACGCCGCGCCGGGGGCCGGGCCCAAGTTTCCTTTGTTTCCCGGGACCTGCCATCTTACGCCCCAAAAGAAAAGTCCGCGCCTCCGCCGCGGCGGGGCAGCCGCTGGTCCCGGAGCAAGTGCGCTGCCACCCAGACTGCAAAATGCGCCCCGGGACCCGAGAGGGGCCGCGAATTCCAGTGCGGCCGCGTTGGGGGGCGGGCGCCGGGGCCCCTCGGGCGGGGTTATCTCTCTGCCCGCCGCAGAGGAAAGGGGAACGCGGCGGTCGTGGCTGGGACGCGGGCCGGACGCTCACCCTGGCCGACGGGACCCGGGCGCCGCCTAGCGCGAGCCCTTCCGGGAGGGTCGCGGGGCTCGCAGGCGGCGCCCGGGTCCTGGGCGATCTGCGCGCTCGGCCCAGCAGCCGCGCCCTCCCCGAAGCCCCTGCTTTGTTTTGTGAGCGCCTCGTGTCCGCCAGGCGCTGTGAGCTCAAGTGGGCGTCCCGGGTCCTCATcctcccaggagctggagacccgCTGCCTGACGCTGCAAACTGTGGGGTTTGGGTCCCCCGCGCTCCTGCCTGCGGCGGGAGAGGAGGAAACCGCCCACCCTGAAGGGACCCCCCTCTCTCCGGCCCTGAAGGCCCCACCGCCCTCCCCGCGCGGCTCCTACTCCTCTTCCCCGCCCTGTCCTACTCAGGGGGCGGGAACCTCCCTTCATGGCGGACCCGCTACACTTCACCTTCCCTTCCGAATTCCTGGGGACACACTTTTTCGGTCTCTGCTGCCAGTCATTCGTTTAAAGAGCAGAGCCGTTCGGGATAAAGCCGTTTACTTATCCGTAGTTGCCACGTGGCAATTTAATGAACTGGCACAAAGAGGAGATTCGTCATTACTCTTTAGATTTTGGTGGAATACTTTTGTCCTATCCATCCTGTTTTGAAAACTTTAAAGCATACGGCAAAAGCTGAAGGAATTTTACTGGTGGAGTATTTtgagtttaaattttaattgcaAGGCTTAATCTTTTTATTGAAGGTTTAGCCCAGGTGTTTTTCAGTCTTTAAAGCAAACAGCAATGACTAAACCTAGAAtggttgtaaatttgtttaaatttcactTTTGCAGAACACTCTCTCAGGATTTTTGGTTCAGTTTTTAATTGCAAGACAATCCTTTTATTTAAGGTTTAGCCCAAGCATTTTTCGGTCTTTAAAGCAAAACCACAGAGTAGTGAGattctaaatttgtttaaattttactttgGCAGAATAGTCTCATTAAAACAAAGTAAGTTTCAGGGAAGCAAAGTGACAACGAAATCTGCAGTCGGTCTGTTGACTGAATCAGGACTGAATCGGTTTGTACCTTGAAGGTCAGCCACTTTAGCTCAGTAACTTTCCAATCACGTTTAGGATGTGCTTGGGAACACAAGAATTTCTGTCGAGCACCAGTGGACTTTCCTGTTTAATAGTGTAGCACATTATATGGAAATATTCCGGCCTGGCTTCGCCATTCCTCTTCCAAGGTGAAAAAATGGACTGTTTGTGACTCAGGAGTGCCGGGTTCCAAGGCTGGGCCCATAGTATGTCTTCCACAAGCTGCTTGTTGAGCTAACTGGTGGTATTCCTAGGATAAGAGCTTCTAGAGACAGACTGCCAGAGTTCAAACTGTGGCTCTGCTCATTTTGCTGGAGACAAAAagcctcagttccttcatctataaaatggagataataacatcATTACTAATTAGTTATTAAAGAGTTATTGTATATGTAAGTGTTAGAATACTGCCTGCCTCAGATTAGTAGCTCTCACTTCATTTTTGCTCTTCTACTGAAGGTGCCAAGAACCAGAAGGTAATTACCTTCTCTGCTGCTGTGTGATACATGAAAGAATATCAGCCTCCAAGTAATTCCCAGAACTGGCAAGGCACTCTGGATCTGTGCTTTGTGAACCATTTCAGAACCAGCAAATGAAACTGCACAATTAAAAGAGCAAAGCCCTTCACCTCTGcccaggagttccccaggcatcCTATCAGGGGTGTTGTCCAGGACTTTGACAATTGGAGGCCCAACCCAGGTAGGAAACTTCTCTTTCCAGATCTCCTTCCAACCGTTTCCTATACAGCTAGAAACTCAAGAAAACTGCATGATTTTCCCTTTGGAGTTCTTTTGGTTTGtgattctttcttcctattttttatcCGCCTCTCCTGGTTTTTCATAGTTTGTTTGCTAATAAAGACTTAGCCACGGCtagacatggtgactcacgcctgtgatcccagcactttgggaggctgaggcaggcagatcgtgaggtcaggagatttagaccatcctggccaacatggtgaaacctcatctctactaaaaatacaaaaatttagccaggtgtggtggcacaagcctgtagtcccagctactcaggaggctgaggcaggacaatctctggaacctgggaggtggaggttgcagtgagcagagatcatgccactgcactccagcctgggtgacaaagcaagactctgtctcaaaaaaaaaaaaaacttagccaatAATAACTCATGTCACTCGACCAAATTGAGACTCTTAACCACTTATCCTGAACTTTTTGTTGAAAAACATGGCCAATTTCCATTTTGTACAGAAAGTGTGGCATAGAATGATTTTGAAACAGATCGATTGCATAAATTGATGTATGTGTGGAAAGTTGTAACTTTCAGTTTTCAAGAGAGAGCATGAAAACCCTCATTTGATGCTGGTTCTCTTCTGAGGAATACTGAGAGGGAGCAATGCCTACAATTTCTAAGTGCAGACCTGAGACCAGACTGGCACAGTACATAGTGGATTCTGGGGTCAGACCTGAATTTGAATCCCGCACcaccactttctctctcttttttttttttagacagggtctcactccatcatccaagacagagtacagtggctcactgcaacttttgcctccctggttcaagccattctcctgccttagactcccaagagGCTATGTCTTATCTACTCAAtatcactgcacctggcatgcAATCAGCATTTGCTGGTTGTTAGAGACAGAATATTTGTTCCTAGGTACCGCAAGGAATAATTAGTAttcagacaaaaagttttctgcagaaagggtactgttggtcagccatcttgccacgagaatacagtgaacaaaggaaaggcagggcatatttattccttatgcattgGGTCCTTACTGCTGTATCCTATCTTTGTTGTATCTAAACTGAGCCTGATTGGCTAACcacttaaaactttcctaaatcggtaaaagcaatggagaacaaaagaaaaagaagaagtccATATAAGGAAGGCAGAGGAAGTTGCTTGCAAACagacttagaaaagtaataacataaatatcttggttaaagtataaggacatagaatgtacttattcctttatatctaacagctacataggatagggcttaacaaagagttactagcaaaaagcaagaaggctttgaagaaagttactctttaaaacagactattgctgggtgcagtggctcacacctgtaatcccaacactttgggaagctgaagtgggctgatcatgaagtcaggtgttcaagaccagcctgaccagcatggtaaaaccctgtctctaccaaaaatacaaaacattagccaggcatgttggtgcccacctatagtctcagctacttgggaggctgaggcaggaaaataacttCCACCCAggagcgggaggttgcagtgagctgagatcgcaccactgcactccagcctgggggacagagtgagactccatctcaaaaaaaaaaaagagacttttatttctaacatttattattattattctttaacaagaagggaaactttgaagagaaactttaTTTTCTACACTGGTTGAATGGACTAATATTAAGGAAACAGGTTAATTTGCCTTTTAAGATAAATAATAAGTCCTATTTCTAGAGAAACAGAAGATGCAGGGGTTAATTAGTTGACATTTTTAGCACTTTTTGGCAAAATAGGTATGAAATATAATACAAATCTAACAAAGATATTCCTTCTGTGCTTTATGGCACAAATAGTGGCTGAAATAATCagata contains:
- the CD24 gene encoding signal transducer CD24, which codes for MGRAMVARLGLGLLLLALLLPTQIYSNQTAVVTVSSNSSQSTSAAPSPANATTKAAGGALQSTASLFVVSLSLLHLYC